One genomic window of Cricetulus griseus strain 17A/GY chromosome 3, alternate assembly CriGri-PICRH-1.0, whole genome shotgun sequence includes the following:
- the Fancf gene encoding Fanconi anemia group F protein isoform X2, protein MEPLVQHMECFSEVLAVSCGAQVRSWDATTVRRALQWARYLLHVYRRFGGRGRAREALERRLQSRSGPLGLRSFAALEFGDARLALRLLRNRALAPVAAHALPSLLFPGPAADSEDDAPQSRLVLLARRGSALHLLLRLGGDAPRVALLRTHAELLCARLHELGGADPTAAHKLLDTLWTRGPHEHVLSVLGEALLRGLDLELAGAADCVGAKETPKLLQWLLESPEVLVAFCRQLPALRLASLAGCHPALSRAYLDLLTAWATQLHYDLQKGFWSPTQPEDMPWEELCLRLHSLCQASPLLQEEVLERLRGRRALDGDFEVPGMSIWTDLLLALPGGA, encoded by the coding sequence ATGGAGCCGCTCGTGCAACATATGGAATGCTTTTCTGAAGTGCTGGCCGTGTCGTGTGGGGCGCAGGTGCGCTCATGGGATGCCACCACCGTGCGTAGGGCGCTGCAGTGGGCGCGCTATCTGCTCCACGTGTACCGACGCTTCGGGGGTCGCGGCCGCGCGCGGGAGGCGCTGGAGAGGCGGCTCCAGTCGCGGAGCGGGCCGCTCGGGCTGCGCAGCTTCGCGGCTCTGGAGTTTGGGGACGCGCGGCTCGCCTTGCGCCTGCTGAGGAACCGCGCGCTCGCGCCCGTCGCCGCCCACGCGCTGCCGAGCCTACTGTTTCCCGGCCCCGCAGCGGACAGCGAGGACGACGCGCCGCAGTCGCGCTTGGTGCTCCTGGCACGCCGCGGAAGCGCGCTGCACCTGCTGCTCCGCCTCGGCGGGGACGCTCCCAGGGTCGCGCTGCTGCGCACGCACGCGGAGCTGCTGTGCGCGCGCCTGCACGAACTGGGCGGTGCTGACCCCACGGCCGCGCATAAGCTCCTAGATACGCTGTGGACCCGCGGGCCTCATGAGCACGTGCTAAGCGTGTTGGGCGAAGCGCTGCTGCGCGGCTTAGACCTGGAGCTCGCCGGCGCCGCGGACTGTGTGGGAGCAAAAGAGACACCGAAACTGCTGCAGTGGCTTCTAGAAAGCCCCGAGGTCTTGGTCGCTTTCTGCCGCCAGCTGCCCGCCTTGCGCCTGGCCTCCTTGGCCGGCTGTCACCCAGCGCTGTCTCGCGCCTACCTGGACCTGCTCACAGCCTGGGCCACGCAGCTGCACTATGACCTGCAGAAGGGCTTCTGGAGCCCCACGCAGCCTGAGGACATGCCCTGGGAGGAATTGTGCCTCCGGCTGCACAGCCTGTGCCAGGCCTCACCACTCTTGCAGGAAGAAGTGCTGGAGAGACTGCGCGGCCGCAGAGCTCTAGATGGAGATTTCGAGGTTCCCGGGATGAGCATCTGGACGGACCTACTGCTGGCCCTGCCTGGTGGTGCTTAA